From Saccharibacillus brassicae:
CGCTGCGGGGCAGTATTACCCGGATTATACCGGCAACAAGCTGGCGAACCCCAATGCCGACGCGGACGTGCGGATCAAGCCGGCCGGCCTCTACGCGGCGGCGAATCATTGGGGTTCCTACGAGACGATGCCGGATACGTACGCCCGGATGAACGCTTTTATCGAAGAGCAGGGTTACGCCGTGAACGGAGATACGTATTCTGTTGATCTACTCAGCTACCTGGCCGAGCCGGATCCGTCCGATTATGTCATCCGCGTATGGATCGAAGTAACGCCAAAAAAGCCAAAGCCCGCATGAATGGGGCTTTGGCTTTGGTTTTGAATCAGTGAATGTGACAAGCGATCCGATCGGCCGCGTTCAGCCGAGCGCCAGACGGGCATGCCGGCGATACCACAGCGCGCACAGGATCGCGACGACCGCGGCGACCGACAGGCCCCAATAGATGTTGGAGTAGGCGGTACCGAGCGGCAGCGTATGCTGCCATTCCAGCGCCGTCGTCGCCATGGCGACGCTGAACGCTCCGCTGAAAAATTGAAGCAGCTGGAACAAGCCCATGCCCGAACCGATAAACGATTCCGGCAGCACGCGCGACAGTTCGTTCGACAGACTGCTGGACAGCGCGGCGAACGAGAGGCTGAGAATCATGTACGTCAGCATTGCGGCGATCCAGGAATGGCCGATGAACAGCGCGAACAGCAGCGTCGAGAGCAGCAGCATTACCGGGCCGAGGCGCAGAATGCCGTGGTTGCCGTGCCGGTCGATAATGCGTCCGATTTTGCGCGACGCGATGATCGCGAGCAGCGAACCGGGGAAGATGACCAATCCGGCATAGCCGGCCGTGAACTCGAAATTTTTGGTCAAAATCTGCGGCAGCAGGAACAGCGTCGCGAAGTTGCAAATATAGGCCGTCATGCCGGCGAGCACGAGCAGCATGTAGCGGCGGTTCGCGAACAGCGAAGGCAGGACGAACGGGTCCGGCGTCTTGCGGATGCGCAGCACGAACAGGATAAGCGAGACGATGCCGATCAGCAGAACGATCCACGCCCGGCTGGTCAGGAACAGCAGCAGGCAGGTAATGCCGACGGCGAGCAGCACGCCGCCGAGCGCGTCAAACGATCCGCGCTGCGGCAGTTCTTTGGGCAGCAGCCAGGCGAAGAACGGCACGAGCAGCAGCACGGCCGCCGTAATCGCAAACAGCCAATGCCAGCTGAGGTTCTCGACGATCAGTCCGCCGACCACGGGGCCAAGCCCGAGTCCGAGCGACACGGCGGACATGATCGTTGCCATGGCACCGCCGCGGCGCTTGAGCGGAATATACCGGGTGAACAGCACCATGGAGAGCGAGACGGCGCCGCCTGCGCCCGCGGCCTGAACGATCCGGCAGAGCAGCAGCACGACGAAGCTCTGGCTGAAGAATCCGACGACGCCGGCGAGGCCAAGCGCGATCAGTCCCGTAATGAGCAGCCGGCGCAGCGGCACGAAGTCCGACAGGCGGCTGAACGTGATCGACGAGATCGCGAACATGATCGAGTAGCCGGTCACGATCCAGGAAGCCGAGGTGCCGGAGATGCCGAACTCGGCTGTCACGTCGGGCAGCGCCATATTGAACATGGCCGTATTCATGATAACCAGAATGATGGCGATGCTGAACACGAGGATGGTCAGGCCTTCGCGGGCCAGAACGGGGTGGTTCGAGTCCTGCGAGATCTCCTCGGCAGGCGGATTTGCGGGTGGGTTCATGGTGATTGCTCCTTTTTCTATAGTTCGGTCATAAACGAACATTTGAAGTATAGCAGGCGATCCTGTAAAATACAATTGAAACTTCATCCGTCAATCGAACGCCCGTAAGGAGGACTTCGCATGAAACTTCTTCATCATCCGGACCGCAAAGACATCCGGCTTCCGTCCGTTTTGTATGCGCTGAGCGACCCGGTTCGGCTCCAGATGGTCGCGCAAATCTACGAGAGCGGCGAAGAACAGGCCTGTAAATGCTTCGACGTGCCGATTGCCAAATCGACGCTGTCCCAGCATGCCCGGGCGCTGCGCGAAGCCGGCATTACCCATACCCGGGCGCAGGGCACCCAGCGGCTGCTTTCGCTGCGAACCGACGATCTGAACGCCCGTTTTCCGGGACTGATCGACACGGTCATGCAGGCATACCGGCAGGATCGTCTCGAAGAAAGCGCGAGAGCCGGCGCGGCGGCCGAGTAACTGCGCCGTCCCTGTCGGCGAGCATAAGAGTAAGCGTTATCATACGTAAAACCCGCGTTCTCCCGATCAGGGAAAACGCGGGTTTTTAATTTGTCCGTCTCTTCTAATTCTTTTTCACTTCTATTCGACTTTCCCCGGTTCGGACTTCCTCAGGCCCGGCTGCGCAACTTTGATCCGCTTGAGTGTCGCCACGATCAGGAAGCTGACGATCACAAGCAGCAGCCAAGAGCCGACTTTGACCGGATGAACGAGCGTCCAGGCCGCCGACTGGTTCGGATACGTCCAGGCGCCGAAGAAGGTCGCGATATTTTCGGCGATCCAGATGAAGAACCCGATCAGCGCAAACGACGCGACGATCGGCATACGGTACCGCGACGTCCCGACCCGGTAAGTCACCCGGGAGCGGGCGAACACGATCAGCATCAGAGCGAACAGCCACCCGCGAACGTCGATCCAGATCACTTTTAATTCGTCCCGCGTCTCAAGGCCGGAGCGAACCATGGCGACCTGAATCAGCAGGCAGAGAATCAGCAGCCAGTCGTATCGGGGCAGCAGCGGAAGCGGCAGCATCCGGGTCACGGCCAGCGCGGCGAAGATCGCGACGGGAAACAGGCACGAGAGCGCCTGCTCCCGGCCAAAGCGCACAAAGCGCAGCAGCTGCCGCCCGGCATGCGCGGCGGTGCCTGCCGCGAAGCCGATCCGGCCGTCGGGATGGGCAGACCGTTTTATTTTCATCGCAAAAAGGCCTCCGTTCATCAAGCAGAAGATAAGAAATGCTGGCTCTATCTTATCGTAGAATTTATCGTAAAACAATATAAATATATTGTTTTATAAAATAAAAAAACCCTCATTCGCCAGATTGAGTCAACGGGACTTTCTCCGGTTAAGGCGTTTAGGCAGGAATAAAAGAGTCCCCGTCCCACTCGCACCGCATACACCAAGAAAGAGAGGCTGACAACATGGCAATCAAACTTCCTATTTGGGGCGACTCCGTTCCGCACAACACCGGACAAAGCAAATTCGACGAGCTGGAGCTCAAAAACAAGCATCCTTCCGAAGCGTTGTCCGGACTCAAAGCGCTTGCGGTGCTGAAAAAAGACGAGTACAACAGCAAACGCCGCCACTGGATTCACGAGGCGACGTATGCGGCCGAGATTCGGCACGGAGAAGGCAGGGAGACGTATGACGATCAACCGACGCTGACCCCGTACATGGCGCCGGGCAGCGATCGGGCGATCATCGTCGTGCCGGGCGGCGGCTACATGACCAAAGACATCAAGCACGAAGGCGAAGGCGTCGCCCGTTCGTTGAACGAAGCCGGCATTTCCGCTTTCGTGCTCGATTACCGGCTGAATCCGTACAAAGCACCTATCCCGATGCTCGACATGCAGCGCGCCGTCCGTTACGTGCGGTATCATGCGCCGGGGTACGGCATCGATCCGGCCAAGATCGGAGCGGTCGGCTTTTCGGCCGGCGGCCATCTGGTGTCTTCCCTCATAACGCTGCGACGCGGCTTGCCTGTCGAATACGCCGGGTACGAAGCCGATTCGATCGACCGGACAGACGATTCCCTCGCGCTGGCCGGGTTGATCTATCCGCTGATCTCGTGCACGGATCTTCCGTCGATCGCGATCTCGATGTTCAGCCGGGAAGATGCCGAAGATCCGGCGGAACGCGAGCGGCTGCTGAAGCATTATTCGCTGGCGCAGCATGTGCGACCGGGCGACCCGCCGCAGTTTCTCTGTTACGGCGACCATGACCACCTGCTCGGCAGCGAAGGCGTGCAGGCGTATCAGCGGGCGCTGGACGCGCACGGCGTCCCGAACCGCATGCTTGCGATCGAAGGCGCCGACCACGGATTCGGGGACTGCGAACGCGGAACCTTCGTGGACAAAGTGCTGGGTCTCACCTCGTACGCCTATTGGAAAAAAGAATTTACCGATTGGGCGAACGCGAAGTTCGACCAAATCCGGCTCTACCCGTCCACACAAGAACCAGAGTGCAAACCGACAGGATACAGCCCAGGCGGTGAAGACCGTCATGCGTGAACGCGCCCCCCATGACGGAAGCGATCAGCAGCGAAGACAGAATCGTGCCCAAATACCGGGATGTATGGAATAACCCGGACGTCACGCCCGCCATGGCCGCCGGCGTATGTTCGAACAAAGCCGCCTGCATCGCCACGCCGTTTAGCCCGTTGGCGATGCCGAACGCGGCCAGGATCGGGACGAACCAGAGAACGGATACCTGCGTACCGATTACGGCAAGACCGAGCGAGCCGCCCGCCATCAAGACGGCGGACAATAGCAGGAGCGGCCGGGGACCGAGGCGGTCTACCCCGCGGCCGGCGAACGGGGCAGCCAGCAGCGAACACAAGCCCAGACTGAGCATCAGCCAGCCCGCATGGAGTTCGCTTAGACCGCGCACGCTTTGCAAATAGGAAGGCAGTCCGAAGAAGATCGAATAGAACAACAGATTGACCAGCATGAACTCCAGGTTCACCCGGCTCAATTCGGGATACCGGACGAACATCCGAACCGGCACAAAAGGCGAAGGATGCCGCCATTCATGCCGCACCCAAATCGCCAGCAGGACCATGCCGGCAAGTCCCAAGCCGACGGATTTCGCGGACAACGTGCCGGAAGAGGAGACGGCCAACAGCCCGAGCAT
This genomic window contains:
- a CDS encoding ArsR/SmtB family transcription factor, with protein sequence MKLLHHPDRKDIRLPSVLYALSDPVRLQMVAQIYESGEEQACKCFDVPIAKSTLSQHARALREAGITHTRAQGTQRLLSLRTDDLNARFPGLIDTVMQAYRQDRLEESARAGAAAE
- a CDS encoding alpha/beta hydrolase, encoding MAIKLPIWGDSVPHNTGQSKFDELELKNKHPSEALSGLKALAVLKKDEYNSKRRHWIHEATYAAEIRHGEGRETYDDQPTLTPYMAPGSDRAIIVVPGGGYMTKDIKHEGEGVARSLNEAGISAFVLDYRLNPYKAPIPMLDMQRAVRYVRYHAPGYGIDPAKIGAVGFSAGGHLVSSLITLRRGLPVEYAGYEADSIDRTDDSLALAGLIYPLISCTDLPSIAISMFSREDAEDPAERERLLKHYSLAQHVRPGDPPQFLCYGDHDHLLGSEGVQAYQRALDAHGVPNRMLAIEGADHGFGDCERGTFVDKVLGLTSYAYWKKEFTDWANAKFDQIRLYPSTQEPECKPTGYSPGGEDRHA
- a CDS encoding MFS transporter, with amino-acid sequence MNPPANPPAEEISQDSNHPVLAREGLTILVFSIAIILVIMNTAMFNMALPDVTAEFGISGTSASWIVTGYSIMFAISSITFSRLSDFVPLRRLLITGLIALGLAGVVGFFSQSFVVLLLCRIVQAAGAGGAVSLSMVLFTRYIPLKRRGGAMATIMSAVSLGLGLGPVVGGLIVENLSWHWLFAITAAVLLLVPFFAWLLPKELPQRGSFDALGGVLLAVGITCLLLFLTSRAWIVLLIGIVSLILFVLRIRKTPDPFVLPSLFANRRYMLLVLAGMTAYICNFATLFLLPQILTKNFEFTAGYAGLVIFPGSLLAIIASRKIGRIIDRHGNHGILRLGPVMLLLSTLLFALFIGHSWIAAMLTYMILSLSFAALSSSLSNELSRVLPESFIGSGMGLFQLLQFFSGAFSVAMATTALEWQHTLPLGTAYSNIYWGLSVAAVVAILCALWYRRHARLALG
- a CDS encoding MFS transporter, yielding MNRRSQTLMIAVGLGVMLNPLNSSMVSMALPSLQEAFALDFASVSWIIFAFYVCSAAAQPVMGRMSDVLGRRRIFLTGLFVSMIASFAAAFAPTFGWLVALRILQSIGTSMMIAVGMAIVRVHVLGKQGSALAILSIFLSGAAAIGPFVGGFLIHAWDWRAIFLVNVPVAAFAFLLAWRVLPRDTPKKALDGPPPSRRTRMRQLDPVGILLFGSGLTALMLGLLAVSSSGTLSAKSVGLGLAGMVLLAIWVRHEWRHPSPFVPVRMFVRYPELSRVNLEFMLVNLLFYSIFFGLPSYLQSVRGLSELHAGWLMLSLGLCSLLAAPFAGRGVDRLGPRPLLLLSAVLMAGGSLGLAVIGTQVSVLWFVPILAAFGIANGLNGVAMQAALFEHTPAAMAGVTSGLFHTSRYLGTILSSLLIASVMGGAFTHDGLHRLGCILSVCTLVLVWTGRAGFGRTSRSPNR
- a CDS encoding DUF817 family protein gives rise to the protein MKIKRSAHPDGRIGFAAGTAAHAGRQLLRFVRFGREQALSCLFPVAIFAALAVTRMLPLPLLPRYDWLLILCLLIQVAMVRSGLETRDELKVIWIDVRGWLFALMLIVFARSRVTYRVGTSRYRMPIVASFALIGFFIWIAENIATFFGAWTYPNQSAAWTLVHPVKVGSWLLLVIVSFLIVATLKRIKVAQPGLRKSEPGKVE